A section of the Drosophila subobscura isolate 14011-0131.10 chromosome A, UCBerk_Dsub_1.0, whole genome shotgun sequence genome encodes:
- the LOC117903711 gene encoding chondroitin sulfate synthase 1 codes for MLQHTMTKRKTLIIACFGIALGLCIGTVLKNYRALEIVKRCNLRPTNLKTPNEIIGLEDEDTIQNSQRNLVFVGVMTAKSFLEGRARAVYDTWGKEVPGRIAFFSSEGSYSEELPVVGLKNVDDRYPPQKKSFMMLYYMYEHYIDRFEWFIRADDDVYMEPDKLERFLRSIDSSKPQFIGQAGKGNSEEFGLLSLEFDENFCMGGPGVILSSETLRRVAPHIPTCLKNLYSTHEDVEVGRCVQKFAGIPCTWNYEMQYILRHNSSGRNAYTGKLKRKEIHNAITLHPIKQAPLMYRLHSYIQGLKAEEMRQESLLLHRDIKRMAKYLEVPDDSTYMLPSVSPDSDSGKRHFQDHNILGISPELNKFVPGSTDDLLDWSFIARSLYSASSANPKQKIDSSMREGLEDVITEVMENINNYSRQRGRVIEFRELLYGYHRLDSLHGQDLILDLLLIYKKYRGKKMTVPVRRHLYVQRAFTGIFVKEFDEDFYNVTLQQSLLGSILHSGMARLSSHFTMASGLLPQAEDKIVFVLPISGRLGTFERFLRTYERICIKAEQHCDLLVVIFGAPEELGDHLQLLSHLRGRHVYQQVNWIQRSGSFSRGVALDVAARSSYIQPMDIILFIDVDMVFEVATLQRVRMHTQRGRQVYLPIVFSQYDPQRRSDGGPGDLPPPIDDENGYFRQFGFGICAIYKSDILDEDINGFDKDITGWGLEDVKFLEKIVRVGTRQQGFLSNTAELPLDYNEAADQWRRLSVFRAPDPTLVHVYHDISCDIQLEAAQYNMCLGTKANSLGSTRLMEQLFYNSRDNFRFIADFNRQKQQQQQAR; via the exons ATGCTGCAGCATACGATGACCAAGCGTAAAACGCTTATAATTGCCTGCTTTGGTATTGCGCTGGGTCTCTGCATCGGCACCGTGCTGAAAAACTACCGCGCGCTGGAGATTGTGAAGCGGTGCAACCTGCGGCCGACGAACCTGAAGACACCCAACGAGATAATTGGGCTGGAGGATGAGGACACCATACAGAACTCGCAGCGGAATCTCGTGTTCGTGGGTGTGATGACGGCCAAGAGCTTTCTGGAGGGACGCGCGAGAGCCGTGTACGATACGTGGGGCAAGGAGGTGCCGGGCCGGATTGCTTTCTTCAGCTCGGAGGGCAGCTACTCGGAGGAGCTGCCAGTGGTGGGCCTGAAGAACGTCGACGACCGCTATCCACCGCAGAAAAAGTCATTCATGATGCTTTACTACATGTACGAGCACTATATCGACCGATTCGAGTGGTTTATTCGGGCCGACGACGATGTGTACATGGAGCCGGATAAGCTGGAGCGCTTCCTGCGCTCCATCGACAGCTCCAAGCCGCAGTTCATCGGCCAGGCGGGCAAGGGCAACAGCGAGGAGTTCGGCCTGCTCTCCTTGGAGTTTGACGAGAACTTCTGCATGGGCGGCCCGGGCGTGATACTCAGCAGTGAGACACTAAGGCGCGTGGCACCCCACATACCCACCTGCCTTAAGAATCTGTACAGTACGCACGAGGACGTGGAGGTGGGCCGCTGTGTGCAGAAATTTGCCGGCATTCCCTGCACTTGGAACTACGAG ATGCAGTACATATTGCGGCACAACTCCAGCGGTCGAAATGCATACACGGGCAAGCTGAAGCGCAAGGAGATCCACAACGCCATCACCCTACATCCCATCAAGCAGGCGCCGCTTATGTATCGCCTTCACTCGTACATACAG GGCCTGAAGGCGGAGGAGATGCGCCAGgaatctctgctgctgcatcgggACATTAAGCGCATGGCCAAGTATCTGGAGGTGCCCGACGACAGCACCTATATGCTACCCAGCGTCTCGCCGGACAGCGATTCGGGCAAGAGACACTTTCAGGATCACAATATACTAG GAATCAGCCCCGAACTGAACAAATTTGTGCCTGGGAGCACGGACGATCTGCTGGACTGGTCGTTCATAGCACGCAGCCTCTACTCGGCCAGCTCGGCGAATCCAAAGCAGAAAATCGACTCGTCGATGCGCGAGGGACTCGAGGATGTCATCACCGAAGTTATGGAGAACATCAATAACTATTCCAGGCAGCGTGGACGGGTGATTGAGTTCCGGGAGCTGTTGTACGGCTACCACCGACTGGATTCCCTGCATGGGCAGGACCTCATACTGGATCTGCTGCTCATCTACAAGAAGTATCGGGGCAAGAAGATGACTGTGCCGGTCCGCAGACACCTATACGTGCAGCGTGCCTTCACGGGCATCTTTGTGAAGGAGTTCGATGAGGATTTCTACAATGTCACCCTACAGCAGA GTCTGCTGGGCAGCATCCTTCACAGTGGCATGGCGCGCCTGAGCAGCCACTTTACGATGGCCAGCGGCCTGCTGCCCCAGGCAGAGGACAAAATTGTGTTCGTGCTGCCGATCTCCGGACGACTGGGTACCTTTGAGCGATTCTTGCGCACCTACGAGCGGATATGCATCAAAGCGGAGCAGCACTGCGACCTGCTGGTGGTGATATTTGGGGCTCCAGAGGAGCTGGGCGATCACCTGCAGTTACTGAGCCATCTGCGAGGCCGTCACGTGTACCAGCAGGTGAACTGGATCCAGCGCAGTGGCTCCTTCTCCCGCGGTGTGGCATTGGATGTTGCCGCCCGCTCCTCCTACATCCAGCCCATGGACATCATTCTGTTCATCGATGTGGACATGGTCTTCGAGGTGGCCACGCTGCAGCGGGTGCGGATGCACACGCAGCGGGGGCGACAGGTCTATCTGCCGATTGTGTTCAGTCAGTACGATCCGCAGCGTCGCTCGGATGGCGGCCCGGGAGACTTGCCCCCGCCCATCGACGATGAGAACGGGTACTTCAGGCAGTTCGGGTTCGGTATATGCGCCATCTACAAGTCGGACATACTGGACGAGGACATCAATGGCTTCGACAAGGACATAACCGGCTGGGGTCTGGAGGATGTCAAGTTTCTCGAGAAGATTGTTCGCGTGGGCACCCGCCAACAAGGCTTCCTTTCCAACACCGCAGAGCTGCCACTGGACTATAACGAAGCCGCGGATCAGTGGCGTCGTCTCAGTGTATTCCGTGCACCGGACCCAACCCTCGTCCACGTCTACCACGACATCAGCTGCGACATCCAGCTGGAGGCCGCTCAGTACAACATGTGTCTGGGCACCAAAGCCAACTCTTTGGGAAGCACCAGGCTGATGGAGCAGCTTTTCTACAACAGCCGCGACAATTTCCGCTTCATCGCAGACTTCaacaggcagaagcagcagcagcagcaggccagaTGA
- the LOC117903712 gene encoding alkaline phosphatase, tissue-nonspecific isozyme — MPPKKSGQIRLPLSPLSLLVLLSLPVALCANVPPLSMQGREQTAPKPMGEAAEEELTARYWLRQGRAQVAARLERTQDTVTNGRRAKNIIMMLGDGMSITTLTAARILNGQRQGHSGEESKLAVEDFPYSGLCKTYCTNEQAPDSACTATAYLCGVKTSKGTVGQSASGETVESLSMWAHRAGKATGLVTTTRVTDASPAAAYAHVAKRREELEVARQLVEEQPGRHFKVILGGGLGKFNFERSDGRDLVQQWKSGNPEGCYARSISELRDCVSCNGSILGLFSDSHMGFHLAHQAHKEQPSLSEMTAVAIERLSEPPDGYFLFIEAGRIDHGHHETRAGYALDETLEFDAAIEMALRLTDPKETLIVVTSDHSHTLTMSGYARRGTPILGMDQLQKDLNGVQYSTLNYAIGKWQSHGKDGRRENPGKTLTQTSLTPSYIPGFKGVHSGEDVAVFAIGPQSHLFGGIMEQNLLPHLMGYAADLDSLRNVDTSF; from the exons ATGCCACCCAAAAAGTCGGGCCAGATACGGCTACCTCTCTCGCCTCTGTCGCTACTGGTGCTCCTGTCGCTGCCAGTAGCCTTATGTGCCAATGTCCCACCGCTATCGATGCAGGGGAGGGAGCAGACAGCGCCAAAGCCGATGGGAGAAGCagccgaggaggagctgacAGCCAGGTATTGGCTGAGGCAGGGGCGCGCTCAGGTGGCGGCTCGACTGGAGCGCACCCAGGACACGGTCACGAATGGGCGTAGGGCCAAGAACATCATCATGATGCTGGGCGATGGCATGTCCATCACCACGCTGACGGCGGCGCGCATACTGAATGGCCAGCGCCAGGGACACAGCGGCGAGGAGAGCAAACTGGCTGTCGAGGACTTCCCCTACTCCGGCCTCTGCAAGACCTACTGCACCAATGAGCAGGCCCCTGACTCGGCCTGCACGGCAACCGCCTACTTGTGCGGGGTGAAGACCAGCAAAGGCACCGTTGGCCAAAGCGCCTCCGGCGAGACAGTCGAGTCGCTCAGCATGTGGGCGCATCGCGCGGGCAAGGCCACGGGGCTGGTGACGACGACGCGCGTGACTGATGCCAGTCCGGCGGCGGCCTATGCCCACGTGGCCAAGCGCAGGGAAGAGCTGGAGGTCGCCCGCCAgctggtggaggagcagccggGCCGCCACTTTAAGGTGATCCTGGGCGGTGGACTGGGCAAGTTCAATTTCGAGCGAAGCGACGGCCGGGATCTGGTGCAGCAATGGAAGTCGGGCAATCCGGAAGGCTGCTACGCCCGCTCCATCAGCGAGCTGCGCGACTGCGTCAGCTGCAATGGCAGCATACTGGGACTGTTCAGCGACAGTCACATGGGCTTTCACCTGGCCCACCAGGCCCACAAGGAGCAGCCAAGCCTCAGTGAGATGACGGCCGTGGCCATTGAGCGCCTGTCGGAACCTCCCGACGGTTACTTTTTGTTCATCGAGGCCGGCCGGATCGATCACGGGCATCATGAGACACGCGCCGGGTATGCCCTGGACGAGACGCTCGAGTTTGATGCCGCCATTGAGATGGCCCTCCGCCTGACCGATCCCAAAGAGACGCTCATCGTGGTGACCTCCGACCATTCGCACACCCTAACCATGTCTGGGTACGCGAGGCGCGGCACTCCCATCTTGGGAATGGACCAGCTCCAGAAAGACTTGAATGGTGTCCAGTACAGCACCCTTAACTACGCCATCGGCAAGTGGCAGAGCCACGGCAAAGACGGCAGACGCGAAAATCCCGGCAAGACCCTCACTCAAA CTTCCCTAACGCCCAGCTACATTCCCGGCTTTAAGGGCGTTCACTCGGGCGAGGACGTGGCCGTCTTTGCCATTGGCCCACAGTCGCATCTTTTCGGCGGGATCATGGAACAGAATCTGCTGCCCCATCTCATGGGCTATGCGGCGGATCTGGATTCACTGCGAAACGTCGACACATCTTTCTAa
- the LOC117903713 gene encoding DALR anticodon-binding domain-containing protein 3, with the protein MEHHFEHPLNALIKQLMNFFTAVEDKDAYISPVLFQRCGVLIRFHIEDVSDRGDLSIANISKYWEAYCRKHGRKMRLSANTDKKNGLVLPDEESMQGLIEYSKDWVFPLQEITPLYKDRCTFSFQRRPIISYVLSTVLKQGARYGHHLKSGKAPTLCLDQSPSSDSSLDDGTEQLAHYRLRQLSGITRRLMAYSTWRLVDPDQQSDDTLRVSVETQRCPTQPTDHVCLVCGPVLEPVGKAATTMDRDSYVALRSKDMILMAMHRNGVRLGSSRGDFDSLIQRLGAAAVLVDLFEVRHASAATVVRNGSGSSKGASYILYNSARLETLLRTFNTQVEAGIYQPLPPLADIDLSLLEDDLDWKLIYGHLLPFPEVIESTMNLLQQGQCDVHLLVRYINSLAVLFSRYYRQKRILVQMRDHLMPVLYARIYLVMAVRQVLNVALSLLGIEPVSYI; encoded by the exons ATGGAACATCATTTTGAACATCCTCTAAACGCGCTCATCAAGCAGCTGATGAACTTCTTCACGGCTGTAGAGGATAAGGATGCTTATATTTCTCCGGTACTGTTCCAACGATGCGGCGTGCTCATTCGCTTTCACATCGAGGACGTGTCCGATCGTGGAGACCTTAGCATCGCTAACATCAGCAAGTATTGGGAAGCCTACTGTCGGAAGCACGGTCGGAAGATGCGGCTGAGCGCGAACACGGACAAGAAGAATGGCCTAGTGTTGCCCGATGAAGAGTCAATGCAGGGTCTGATCGAGTATTCCAAAGACTGGGTGTTCCCCCTTCAGGAGATCACGCCCCTCTACAAGGATCGTTGCACGTTTAGTTTCCAGCGTCGTCCGATTATTTCTTACGTGCTGAGCACGGTGCTGAAGCAGGGCGCTCGCTATGGGCACCACTTGAAGTCGGGAAAAGCCCCCACCTTGTGCCTCGATCAGAGTCCGAGCTCGGACTCTTCTCTCGACGATGGGACCGAGCAGCTAGCTCACTATCGTCTCCGTCAGCTAAGCGGGATTACTCGTCGCCTAATGGCCTACTCCACCTGGCGCCTGGTGGATCCAGATCAGCAATCTGATGACACACTCCGTGTGAGCGTGGAGACACAACGCTGCCCCACCCAGCCGACAGACCACGTATGCCTGGTTTGTGGACCCGTACTGGAGCCAGTCGGCAAGGCAGCTACCACAATGGACAGAGACAGCTACGTTGC ACTGCGCTCCAAGGACATGATACTCATGGCCATGCATCGTAATGGCGTCCGCCTGGGAAGTTCGCGCGGCGACTTTGATTCCCTTATCCAGCGCTTGGGCGCTGCTGCCGTGCTTGTGGATTTGTTCGAGGTGCGTCACGCCTCGGCGGCTACGGTGGTGCGCAATGGATCGGGCAGCTCCAAGGGGGCTTCGTACATACTGTACAATTCGGCCCGCTTGGAGACGCTGCTGCGTACTTTCAATACCCAGGTGGAGGCGGGGATCTACCAGCCACTGCCTCCGCTGGCCGACATCGATCTCAGTCTATTGGAGGACGAT CTCGACTGGAAACTGATCTATGGCCACCTCCTGCCCTTCCCAGAGGTGATCGAGTCCACGATGAATCTGCTTCAACAGGGCCAGTGTGACGTGCACCTGTTGGTGCGCTACATCAACAGCCTGGCCGTCCTCTTCAGTCGCTACTACCGCCAGAAGAGGATCCTCGTGCAGATGCGGGACCATCTGATGCCAGTCCTCTATGCCCGTATTTACCTTGTCATGGCGGTGCGTCAAGTGCTCAATGTGGCCCTCTCACTGCTCGGCATAGAGCCCGTGTCttatatatag